A section of the Capra hircus breed San Clemente chromosome 23, ASM170441v1, whole genome shotgun sequence genome encodes:
- the LOC102187583 gene encoding putative olfactory receptor 2B8, giving the protein MRRFNNTLHHSKGFVLVGFSEWPKLEMVLFVAISIFYIMTLLGNSAIIILSRLDPRLHTPMYFFLANLSFLDLCYITSTVPQMLVNIQSRWRNISYGGCIAQLFIFLGLGSTECVLLSVMAFDRYVAICQPLHYTVIMHSRLCQQLAAVAWATGFSNSLVQTVLTFLLPRCGQYQVENFFCEVPAMLQLSCVDTWINEVEMYAAVVVIKVIPVGLILFSYINIVRSVVRIQSSEGRKKAFNTCGSHLLVVVMFYGSAISGYAYMAPKSNSAKLKGKLLALFYGLVTPMLNPLIYTLRNKDVKEAVKKLLGRELEQGWNMA; this is encoded by the coding sequence atgagaagaTTCAATAACACTCTTCATCACTCTAAGGGCTTTGTTCTGGTGGGCTTCTCTGAATGGCCCAAACTAGAAATGGTTCTTTTTGTGGCCATCTCCATTTTCTACATAATGACTCTCCTTGGGAATTCAGCCATCATTATCTTGTCACGCCTTGATCCTAGACTCCACACCCcaatgtatttctttctggctaaTCTCTCTTTTTTGGACCTCTGCTATATTACCTCCACTGTCCCCCAGATGCTGGTCAACATACAGAGCcgctggagaaatatcagctaCGGAGGCTGCATAGCTCAACTATTCATCTTCCTTGGCTTAGGATCCACTGAATGTGTCCTTCTCTCAGTAATGGCCTTTGATCGTTATGTAGCTATCTGCCAGCCTCTGCATTACACAGTTATCATGCATTCTCGGCTATGCCAACAATTGGCAGCAGTGGCTTGGGCAACAGGTTTCAGCAACTCTCTGGTGCAAACAGTGTTGACTTTCCTGTTACCTCGCTGTGGTCAATATCAGGTGGAGAATTTCTTCTGTGAAGTACCTGCCATGCTTCAATTATCATGTGTTGATACATGGATCAATGAAGTGGAGATGTATGCTGCCGTGGTGGTCATAAAAGTTATCCCAGTGGGTTTAATCCTGTTCTCTTACATCAACATTGTTAggtcagtggtaagaatccagtCTTCTGAGGGTCGAAAGAAGGCCTTCAACACATGTGGGTCACATCTGCTTGTGGTTGTTATGTTCTATGGCTCAGCCATTAGTGGTTATGCATACATGGCACCCAAGAGCAATTCTGCCAAGTTGAAGGGCAAGCTTCTTGCTCTCTTCTATGGGCTCGTAACTCCAATGCTCAACCCCCTCATCTACACCTTGAGGAATAAGGACGTAAAGGAAGCAGTGAAGAAGCTGCTGGGGAGAGAACTAGAGCAAGGGTGGAACATGGCTTAG